Proteins co-encoded in one Malus sylvestris chromosome 9, drMalSylv7.2, whole genome shotgun sequence genomic window:
- the LOC126583992 gene encoding protein ANTI-SILENCING 1-like isoform X1: protein MERNLQFKWGEKAGDRNNRGSQFYLSFTMEGVEYLLYDSVYLYHAGSLETYIGKLVSIFETETHEKKVRVLWFFRPAEICNFLGDYEPHWNELFLGSGEGKGLSNINPLEAIAGKCNVVCTSKDNRNRQPSKEELRTANYFFCRTFDVGKCEILEIFPDEIRGLTVERYFNKRNNEKLLRIPKFQTNLKDPAGQSMASSKLGSAKLMPSPVKIDKSSSRINPVVRESEVPMVHSGARAYASNETLRLQPGFDGFATQSARISHNQEKEKRKTIFLDQPPQPPMAASDTRPSKKMRVPVGVDSTKGENSGKKADVDRARWFKQLPWEERLQIAQDAGQLVLLDNLEPSYSSSEVEGLVWQAFGEKVEAKMLQYSIHPTPNYGKAFVIFKSSVAAESAINKLKEGCLVADKRPIIGIRRTLKVPDKAARFVGHLSIPKLRFHSQREEMRKAVSTSHCSQPNTIEYDMAMEWCLLQQKSDLWWEALYKEHEKETGDGITVKKQL, encoded by the exons ATGGAACGAAATCTTCAGTTTAAGTGGGGTGAGAAAGCTGGAGATCGGAATAACAGAGGTTCCCAGTTCTATTTGTCGTTCACGATGGAAGGCGTTGAGTACTTGCTTTATGACAGTGtatatctttatcatgctggtTCTCTTGAGACCTATATTGGTAAGCTGGTGTCAATATTTGAAACAGAGACCCATGAGAAGAAGGTAAGGGTCCTGTGGTTTTTCCGTCCTGCTGAGATATGCAACTTCCTTGGTGATTACGAACCACACTGGAATGAGCTATTTTTAGGTTCCGGTGAGGGTAAAGGCCTCTCCAATATCAATCCTCTG GAAGCAATTGCTGGAAAATGCAATGTTGTCTGCACATCAAAGGACAACAGGAATCGTCAGCCCTCTAAAGAAGAGTTGAGAACGGCTAATTACTTCTTCTGTCGTACATTTGATGTTGGAAAGTGTGAAATATTGGAGATTTTTCCCGATGAAATAAGGGGACTTACAG TGGAGAGATATTTTAACAAGAGAAACAATGAAAAGCTCCTCAGGATTCCCAAGTTCCAGACAAATTTGAAAGATCCAGCTGGACAGTCAATGGCGTCTTCCAAGTTAGGTTCGGCCAAGTTGATGCCCTCTCCGGTTAAAATTGACAAGTCTAGCAGCAGAATAAACCCTGTAGTGAGAG AATCGGAAGTGCCAATGGTTCATAGTGGTGCGCGGGCATATGCTTCAAATGAGACATTAAGACTTCAACCTGGATTTGATGGATTTGCAACTCAGTCTGCTAGAATATCACATAATCAAGAGAAAGAAAAACgcaaaacaatatttttagATCAACCACCTCAACCACCTATGGCTGCATCAGATACCCGTCCTTCCAAGAAGATGAGAGTTCCAGTTGGTGTAGATTCAACTAAGGGGGAAAATTCTGGAAAGAAGGCAGATGTT GATAGAGCAAGGTGGTTCAAGCAACTG CCTTGGGAGGAAAGACTGCAGATAGCTCAAGATGCAGGCCAATTGGTCTTACTAGACAATCTTGAGCCATCCTATTCATCATCAGAAGTAGAG GGTCTAGTTTGGCAAGCATTTGGAGAAAAGGTTGAGGCAAAAATGTTACAATACAGTATTCATCCTACTCCAAACTATG GCAAGGCTTTTGTCATATTCAAGTCGAGTGTTGCTGCTGAATctgcaataaataaattaaaggagGGATGCCTTGTTGCGGACAAGAG ACCTATCATTGGTATCAGAAGAACTCTTAAAGTGCCTGACAAAGCAGCGAGATTTGTTGGACATCTGAGCATTCCCAAACTCAGGTTTCACAGTCAGCGTGAAGAAATG AGAAAGGCAGTATCAACATCACACTGTTCTCAGCCCAATACAATCGAGTACGACATGGCCATGGAATGGTGTCTTCTGCAGCAAAAGTCAGATTTATGGTGGGAGGCTTTATACAAG GAACATGAAAAGGAGACTGGAGACGGTATTACAGTGAAAAAGCAATTGTAA
- the LOC126583992 gene encoding protein ANTI-SILENCING 1-like isoform X2 produces MERNLQFKWGEKAGDRNNRGSQFYLSFTMEGVEYLLYDSVYLYHAGSLETYIGKLVSIFETETHEKKVRVLWFFRPAEICNFLGDYEPHWNELFLGSGEGKGLSNINPLEAIAGKCNVVCTSKDNRNRQPSKEELRTANYFFCRTFDVGKCEILEIFPDEIRGLTVERYFNKRNNEKLLRIPKFQTNLKDPAGQSMASSKLESEVPMVHSGARAYASNETLRLQPGFDGFATQSARISHNQEKEKRKTIFLDQPPQPPMAASDTRPSKKMRVPVGVDSTKGENSGKKADVDRARWFKQLPWEERLQIAQDAGQLVLLDNLEPSYSSSEVEGLVWQAFGEKVEAKMLQYSIHPTPNYGKAFVIFKSSVAAESAINKLKEGCLVADKRPIIGIRRTLKVPDKAARFVGHLSIPKLRFHSQREEMRKAVSTSHCSQPNTIEYDMAMEWCLLQQKSDLWWEALYKEHEKETGDGITVKKQL; encoded by the exons ATGGAACGAAATCTTCAGTTTAAGTGGGGTGAGAAAGCTGGAGATCGGAATAACAGAGGTTCCCAGTTCTATTTGTCGTTCACGATGGAAGGCGTTGAGTACTTGCTTTATGACAGTGtatatctttatcatgctggtTCTCTTGAGACCTATATTGGTAAGCTGGTGTCAATATTTGAAACAGAGACCCATGAGAAGAAGGTAAGGGTCCTGTGGTTTTTCCGTCCTGCTGAGATATGCAACTTCCTTGGTGATTACGAACCACACTGGAATGAGCTATTTTTAGGTTCCGGTGAGGGTAAAGGCCTCTCCAATATCAATCCTCTG GAAGCAATTGCTGGAAAATGCAATGTTGTCTGCACATCAAAGGACAACAGGAATCGTCAGCCCTCTAAAGAAGAGTTGAGAACGGCTAATTACTTCTTCTGTCGTACATTTGATGTTGGAAAGTGTGAAATATTGGAGATTTTTCCCGATGAAATAAGGGGACTTACAG TGGAGAGATATTTTAACAAGAGAAACAATGAAAAGCTCCTCAGGATTCCCAAGTTCCAGACAAATTTGAAAGATCCAGCTGGACAGTCAATGGCGTCTTCCAAGTTAG AATCGGAAGTGCCAATGGTTCATAGTGGTGCGCGGGCATATGCTTCAAATGAGACATTAAGACTTCAACCTGGATTTGATGGATTTGCAACTCAGTCTGCTAGAATATCACATAATCAAGAGAAAGAAAAACgcaaaacaatatttttagATCAACCACCTCAACCACCTATGGCTGCATCAGATACCCGTCCTTCCAAGAAGATGAGAGTTCCAGTTGGTGTAGATTCAACTAAGGGGGAAAATTCTGGAAAGAAGGCAGATGTT GATAGAGCAAGGTGGTTCAAGCAACTG CCTTGGGAGGAAAGACTGCAGATAGCTCAAGATGCAGGCCAATTGGTCTTACTAGACAATCTTGAGCCATCCTATTCATCATCAGAAGTAGAG GGTCTAGTTTGGCAAGCATTTGGAGAAAAGGTTGAGGCAAAAATGTTACAATACAGTATTCATCCTACTCCAAACTATG GCAAGGCTTTTGTCATATTCAAGTCGAGTGTTGCTGCTGAATctgcaataaataaattaaaggagGGATGCCTTGTTGCGGACAAGAG ACCTATCATTGGTATCAGAAGAACTCTTAAAGTGCCTGACAAAGCAGCGAGATTTGTTGGACATCTGAGCATTCCCAAACTCAGGTTTCACAGTCAGCGTGAAGAAATG AGAAAGGCAGTATCAACATCACACTGTTCTCAGCCCAATACAATCGAGTACGACATGGCCATGGAATGGTGTCTTCTGCAGCAAAAGTCAGATTTATGGTGGGAGGCTTTATACAAG GAACATGAAAAGGAGACTGGAGACGGTATTACAGTGAAAAAGCAATTGTAA